A part of Candidatus Omnitrophota bacterium genomic DNA contains:
- a CDS encoding NADH-quinone oxidoreductase subunit H produces the protein MTQINNIVSIMVKVAELAIAAPLVSGVISKLKNNFRMRKGPSVLQPYYNVRKLFSKDEVISKHASWIFYAAPAIVFISSILFLFLVLIARPGYSIENNIVILIAAFFVLGLARFFLALAGLDAGSSFGGMGSSREMFISSLAEPTAFISIFVLCMGQEGAFRISSLLAGLAFFVVVIAETSRVPVDNQETHLELTMVHEAMVLEYSGRSLALIELGGHIKQMAFFVMLSWYFFPNMITGFSGPAVFAFSVAVGALVVALIEMSLAKMRLFRVVDLLSFSFFIALLASVVAGLGL, from the coding sequence ATGACACAAATAAATAATATCGTTTCAATTATGGTTAAGGTGGCCGAGCTAGCCATAGCCGCGCCTTTAGTAAGCGGAGTTATCAGTAAATTAAAAAATAACTTTCGTATGCGAAAAGGCCCGAGTGTTCTCCAGCCTTATTATAATGTGCGCAAGCTTTTTTCAAAGGACGAGGTAATCTCAAAGCATGCTTCATGGATATTTTATGCCGCCCCGGCAATCGTTTTTATAAGCAGCATATTGTTTCTTTTCCTTGTATTAATCGCGCGGCCAGGCTACTCGATAGAAAACAATATAGTGATTCTTATAGCGGCTTTTTTTGTTTTAGGTTTAGCGCGTTTCTTTTTGGCTTTAGCCGGTCTTGACGCGGGTTCTTCATTCGGTGGAATGGGATCATCGCGCGAGATGTTTATTTCAAGTCTTGCAGAGCCAACGGCATTTATTTCAATATTTGTTTTATGCATGGGCCAGGAGGGCGCATTCAGGATATCAAGCCTGCTGGCCGGACTTGCTTTCTTTGTCGTGGTAATCGCTGAAACTTCACGTGTACCCGTAGACAACCAGGAGACACATCTTGAATTAACGATGGTGCATGAAGCTATGGTGCTTGAATATTCCGGCAGATCGCTGGCCCTGATAGAATTAGGCGGGCACATCAAGCAGATGGCTTTTTTTGTAATGCTTTCATGGTATTTTTTTCCTAATATGATAACCGGATTCAGCGGACCGGCGGTATTTGCTTTTAGTGTAGCCGTTGGAGCGCTGGTAGTTGCGTTGATAGAGATGTCTCTGGCAAAGATGAGGCTTTTCAGAGTAGTGGATTTATTAAGTTTTTCTTTTTTTATAGCGCTTCTTGCGTCAGTCGTTGCGGGATTGGGGTTATAA
- a CDS encoding proton-conducting transporter membrane subunit, which produces MINFLPKQLMVFDPLALFFLALIGLVCIPSAIFSIGYLREETFKKKMVAWALLIIFVLSMCLVVMSANLFSFLIFWELMSLASYFLVVFDFKHEKSIRAGTIYLVMTHIGTACLMAAFFILYNYARSFDYAAVKQIAVFMPAQVKNIIFLLLLAGFATKAGVVPMHIWLPYAHPQAPSHISSIMSGVMIKVALYGVIRFLIMILGTGPAWWGALIISLGIVSCLVGIIYALMNHDLKRLLAYSSVENIGIILLCIGMAMLFAGLGISAVAALGMCAGLYHLINHGLFKGLLFLCSGSVFKATGLRDMEKMGGLIKTMPQTALFFLIGAMGISALPPLNGFVSEWLAFQAFFSGVMQSHGVVKIFMVLSAAALALTSGLAGACFVKAFGITFLAQPRSARAREAKEVGLSMKAGMALLAVPVILLGIGASFFAPLILRISGAILGAEGTGASFYIVSVLPPAILATLIIFGAAIFFWFRFGLRTKQVSYNTWDCGYYAIDSRNEYTATAFSKPFRIAFSFFLLPYRKSEKIRDSFYHIRRFAYETHTTPIFKRYFYKPLINLVYSTAFKMRKLQPGSIHLYILYIFVTLAALVAISTIF; this is translated from the coding sequence GAAGAAACATTTAAGAAGAAGATGGTCGCGTGGGCGCTTCTTATTATCTTTGTCCTGTCGATGTGTTTGGTGGTGATGTCCGCCAATCTTTTTTCATTCCTTATTTTCTGGGAATTGATGTCTCTTGCCTCTTATTTTCTCGTGGTGTTCGATTTTAAACATGAGAAATCCATCCGCGCAGGAACCATTTATCTGGTCATGACGCATATCGGTACAGCCTGCCTCATGGCGGCGTTCTTTATTCTTTATAATTATGCGCGCTCTTTCGATTATGCCGCAGTTAAACAAATAGCAGTTTTCATGCCTGCCCAGGTAAAGAATATCATATTTTTACTTTTATTGGCCGGCTTTGCGACTAAGGCGGGCGTTGTCCCTATGCATATATGGCTTCCTTATGCGCATCCGCAGGCACCCAGCCATATATCGAGCATCATGTCAGGTGTAATGATAAAAGTCGCGCTTTATGGCGTGATTCGTTTTTTAATAATGATTTTGGGAACCGGCCCCGCTTGGTGGGGAGCGCTTATTATATCACTTGGAATAGTTTCATGCCTTGTAGGTATAATCTATGCTCTGATGAATCACGATCTTAAAAGGCTGCTTGCTTATTCAAGCGTTGAGAATATCGGTATAATCCTCCTGTGCATAGGTATGGCGATGCTTTTTGCCGGGCTTGGTATTAGCGCTGTTGCGGCGCTGGGCATGTGTGCCGGACTATACCATTTGATCAATCATGGATTGTTCAAGGGCCTTTTGTTTCTATGCTCGGGAAGTGTGTTTAAGGCAACGGGGTTGCGTGATATGGAAAAGATGGGCGGGCTTATCAAGACTATGCCGCAGACCGCGTTATTCTTTCTGATAGGGGCTATGGGGATTTCGGCGCTTCCGCCGCTAAATGGTTTTGTCAGTGAATGGCTTGCGTTTCAGGCTTTCTTCTCGGGGGTTATGCAGTCACACGGCGTTGTGAAAATTTTTATGGTATTGTCCGCGGCGGCTTTGGCCCTGACAAGCGGATTGGCCGGGGCTTGTTTTGTTAAGGCGTTTGGGATAACTTTTCTCGCACAGCCGCGGAGCGCCCGCGCCCGGGAAGCAAAAGAGGTCGGTCTCTCTATGAAGGCAGGCATGGCTTTACTGGCCGTACCTGTGATCTTATTAGGCATAGGAGCTTCTTTTTTCGCGCCTTTAATTTTAAGAATTTCCGGAGCCATATTAGGAGCTGAAGGCACAGGCGCATCATTTTATATAGTGTCGGTTTTACCGCCTGCGATATTGGCAACATTGATTATATTCGGAGCCGCGATATTTTTCTGGTTCAGGTTCGGCCTGCGGACCAAGCAGGTTTCTTATAATACATGGGATTGCGGATATTATGCCATTGATAGCCGAAACGAATATACAGCCACCGCTTTTTCCAAGCCCTTCAGGATCGCGTTTAGTTTTTTCCTGCTGCCTTATCGCAAGAGTGAAAAGATAAGAGATTCTTTTTATCATATACGCAGGTTCGCTTATGAAACGCATACAACGCCTATATTTAAACGTTATTTTTACAAACCACTTATAAATCTGGTTTACTCAACAGCATTTAAGATGCGCAAACTACAGCCCGGCAGCATCCATCTGTATATACTGTATATTTTTGTTACATTGGCGGCTCTGGTAGCGATCAGCACAATCTTTTAA